One Mangifera indica cultivar Alphonso chromosome 4, CATAS_Mindica_2.1, whole genome shotgun sequence genomic region harbors:
- the LOC123213584 gene encoding uncharacterized protein LOC123213584 produces MKAFLRGVGLWHYVKEEKQPPPLGPNPTLNQIRQHEEDVTKTPRALSSLHQGVTDVVFTKIVACETVKELTLSEVVNALKVEDQRRALRRQEENIEGVFSAKTNEKKSNNSPHKKFFGEKKEKWKQAGSESQKSGDKKGRYQPCPHCKKRGHSPNFCWHKPNAKCRICNQFGHVDKVYKSKESSSFQQSQQVQEVEKQNETSEHLFVVSNCDTTEEHSTWLIDSGCSNHMTYEQRSIGEA; encoded by the exons ATGAAAGCCTTCCTTAGAGGAGTTGGATTGTGGCATTATGTTAAGGAGGAAAAGCAGCCTCCTCCTTTGGGGCCGAATCCTACTCTAAATCAAATCAGACAGCATGAAGAAGACGTAACTAAAACTCCTAGAGCACTGTCCAGTCTTCATCAGGGTGTAACAGATGTAGTATTCACAAAGATTGTTGCTTGTGAAACTGTCAAAGAG ttaacttTATCTGAAGTGGTTAATGCCTTGAAAGTTGAAGACCAAAGGAGAGCTTTGAGAAGGCAAGAAGAAAACATAGAAGGTGTTTTTAGTGCtaaaacaaatgagaagaaGTCTAACAACAGTCCTCATAAAAAATTCTTTggtgaaaaaaaggaaaaatggaaaCAAGCTGGAAGTGAGAGCCAGAAATCTGGAGATAAGAAAGGAAGGTATCAACCGTGTCCTCATTGCAAAAAGAGAGGCCACTCTCCAAATTTTTGTTGGCACAAACCTAATGCTAAATGTAGGATCTGTAACCAATTTGGGCATGTTGATAAAGTCTACAAAAGTAAAGAAAGCAGCTCATTTCAACAAAGTCAGCAAGTCCAagaagtggagaagcaaaatgAAACAAGTGAACATTTGTTTGTGGTGTCTAATTGTGACACTACAGAAGAACATTCAACTTGGCTAATAGATAGTGGATGTTCAAACCATATGACGTATGAACAACGATCTATTGGTGAAGCTTGA